The region CGCTTGCTTATGCCATGCTGGCTTCCTTAGCCTATCGCGAACAAGACTGGGAATCGCTGAAACTCTACGCTACAAAAACGCGCCAAACCTCAGAACGCCTCGTTCAAAACGATCCGCTGCGCGGGAATTTATATGCGGCGGTGGGTCATTTTCTGGAGGGGGCCTACGATTTGGTGAAGCAGGGAACGGTGCGCGGCGCACCCCAAGCGCTGAATAAGTTGCAGTTGGTGTTTCGCTATTTGCGGGAAGCGGAAAAGCTGGCTCCCAATGACCCGGAGTTGAATTTGCTCAAGGGTTATATGGATTTGATGCTGTCGGTGAATTTGCCGTTCTCTAACCCGGCTCAGGCGGTGGATCGTTTGGAACGCTACGCGGCCCCCAGTTATTTGGCTTATCGCGGAATTGCGATCGCCTATCGGGACTTGAAAGACGATGCTAAAGCGATTGAATATGTCGATCGCGCGATCGCCCAAACGCCCAATA is a window of Desertifilum tharense IPPAS B-1220 DNA encoding:
- a CDS encoding Sll0314/Alr1548 family TPR repeat-containing protein produces the protein MKNSLTIPKRMISAVSATMVLSLSLFANSALADPFRSTQPQNIGQNTEAAFKAIFMEGNYPAAQQYLRQAEAAEPNEPLAYAMLASLAYREQDWESLKLYATKTRQTSERLVQNDPLRGNLYAAVGHFLEGAYDLVKQGTVRGAPQALNKLQLVFRYLREAEKLAPNDPELNLLKGYMDLMLSVNLPFSNPAQAVDRLERYAAPSYLAYRGIAIAYRDLKDDAKAIEYVDRAIAQTPNNPELNYLKAQILTSQNQRQEAGRYFQAALARPNLLPKNLVAQIFYEQCRNQNRIDNQTRNCDAMRDPIRQGNQAWGPETLPPL